From Myxococcus guangdongensis, the proteins below share one genomic window:
- a CDS encoding tryptophan 2,3-dioxygenase, protein MPGPMNKRDLEPGIITDLAGRTTYGEYLQLDRVLSAQVPRSQPPHHDELLFIIQHQTSELWMKLLIHELSACIRYVQADRLEPSFKIFARVGHIQRMLFEQWSVLETLTPNEYLEFRDALGPASGFQSWQYRAVEFLLGNKDVNALGPFRHQPDVHGELERLLESPSLYDEFLRYLARKGHAIPEDHAKRDWKKPYEKSPAVVEVFRRIYEDTEAHWDAYEMCEKLVDTEERFQLWRYRHMMTVMRIIGFKQGTGGSSGVSFLRKALDLRFFPELWDVRTELLPPGARPPSPTR, encoded by the coding sequence ATGCCCGGGCCCATGAACAAACGAGATCTGGAGCCTGGCATCATCACCGACCTGGCCGGACGGACCACGTACGGTGAATACCTACAGCTCGACCGGGTGTTGTCGGCGCAGGTTCCGCGCTCGCAGCCACCGCATCACGACGAGCTGCTCTTCATCATCCAGCACCAGACGAGCGAGCTGTGGATGAAGTTGCTCATCCACGAGCTGAGCGCGTGTATCCGCTATGTCCAGGCGGACCGGCTGGAGCCTTCCTTCAAGATTTTCGCGCGCGTGGGGCACATCCAGCGGATGCTCTTCGAGCAGTGGAGCGTGCTGGAGACGCTCACGCCCAATGAGTACCTGGAGTTCCGTGACGCGCTGGGGCCCGCGTCCGGCTTCCAGAGCTGGCAGTACCGCGCGGTGGAGTTCCTGTTGGGCAACAAGGACGTCAACGCCCTGGGCCCCTTCCGCCACCAGCCGGACGTGCACGGGGAGCTGGAGCGGCTGCTCGAGTCCCCCAGCCTCTACGACGAATTCCTGCGCTACCTGGCTCGCAAGGGTCACGCGATTCCCGAGGACCACGCGAAGCGCGACTGGAAGAAGCCGTACGAGAAGAGCCCCGCGGTGGTGGAGGTGTTCCGTCGCATCTACGAGGACACCGAGGCGCACTGGGACGCGTACGAGATGTGCGAGAAGCTGGTGGACACCGAGGAGCGCTTCCAGCTCTGGCGCTACCGTCACATGATGACGGTGATGCGAATCATCGGGTTCAAGCAGGGCACCGGTGGCTCGTCGGGCGTGTCCTTCCTGCGCAAGGCGTTGGACCTGCGCTTCTTCCCGGAGCTGTGGGATGTGCGCACGGAGCTGCTCCCGCCTGGCGCCCGGCCCCCGTCTCCCACGCGGTGA
- a CDS encoding DUF3817 domain-containing protein yields MLKTPLGRFRAVALLEGLSFIALLFIAMPLKYAAGMPLAVRFAGMAHGLLFVLYLFALMEVAIALRWSFSRGVFAFGASLVPFGNFLLDAKLRKEEASSPPRAAGPLGS; encoded by the coding sequence ATGCTGAAGACCCCCCTTGGACGATTCCGCGCCGTGGCCCTGCTGGAGGGCCTGTCCTTCATCGCGCTGCTGTTCATCGCGATGCCCCTGAAGTACGCGGCGGGGATGCCCCTGGCGGTGCGCTTCGCGGGCATGGCCCACGGGCTGTTGTTCGTGCTGTACCTCTTCGCGCTGATGGAGGTGGCCATCGCCCTGCGCTGGTCCTTCTCGCGCGGGGTGTTCGCGTTCGGCGCGTCGCTGGTGCCGTTCGGCAACTTCCTGCTCGACGCGAAGCTCCGGAAAGAGGAAGCATCCAGTCCCCCCCGCGCCGCCGGCCCCCTTGGTTCCTGA
- a CDS encoding ankyrin repeat domain-containing protein has protein sequence MAQKKTTKPSSPAKPAGAKKSPKPKRAPAPYGDDARALESASAKGDVAAVKALLARGVPVHSAEPTTGQTSLHVAAREGRLTVVDLLLEAGADAAAQMRRSKVTPLYQAVLHEHVAVVKRLLEEDVPLDGIQGTKSMSPLQCAARTGNVKLVNLLLDAGAPLEQKDKFELTPLAHGFFDDDNPVVKVLLERGARLDALPAHITEQLATWEQYASVRPLLYEYGFPRPTAKAGGKKA, from the coding sequence ATGGCCCAGAAGAAGACGACGAAGCCGTCCTCCCCCGCGAAGCCCGCGGGGGCCAAGAAGTCCCCCAAGCCGAAGCGCGCCCCCGCGCCGTACGGGGATGATGCCCGGGCGTTGGAGTCCGCCTCGGCGAAGGGCGACGTGGCCGCGGTGAAGGCCCTGCTCGCGCGGGGCGTGCCGGTCCACAGCGCGGAGCCCACGACGGGGCAGACCTCGTTGCACGTCGCGGCCAGGGAAGGGCGCCTGACGGTCGTCGACCTGCTGCTCGAGGCGGGCGCGGACGCGGCGGCGCAGATGCGCAGGTCCAAGGTGACGCCCCTGTACCAGGCGGTCCTCCACGAGCACGTCGCCGTGGTGAAGCGCCTGCTCGAGGAGGACGTCCCGCTCGACGGAATCCAGGGCACCAAGAGCATGTCGCCCCTGCAATGCGCCGCGCGCACGGGCAACGTGAAGCTGGTGAACCTGCTGCTCGACGCGGGCGCGCCCCTCGAACAGAAGGACAAGTTCGAGCTCACCCCGCTGGCCCATGGCTTCTTCGACGACGACAACCCGGTGGTGAAGGTGCTGCTCGAGCGCGGCGCCCGACTCGACGCCCTCCCCGCGCACATCACCGAGCAGCTCGCCACCTGGGAGCAGTACGCCTCCGTGCGCCCGCTACTGTACGAGTATGGTTTCCCCCGGCCGACCGCCAAGGCCGGTGGGAAGAAGGCGTAG
- a CDS encoding hemerythrin domain-containing protein — MGGPFDILVEQHRELEERFEHLGAGDDESGSSGVVRELVALLRHHLWLEERCLQPWVTRVEGRARGRQQAGDRQAMHELLDEMEEHPPDSAEWQARFLTLEDLWVAHLQEVESSLLPRLTSVMDPREQQALAQELSRSRRDMGSEASEACFSGSGPLLDDLRWEG, encoded by the coding sequence ATGGGAGGCCCTTTCGACATCCTCGTCGAGCAGCACCGGGAGCTCGAGGAGCGCTTCGAGCACCTGGGAGCGGGTGACGATGAGTCTGGGTCATCCGGGGTCGTGCGGGAGCTGGTGGCGCTGTTGCGACACCACCTGTGGCTGGAGGAGCGCTGTCTTCAGCCCTGGGTGACCCGGGTGGAGGGGCGTGCCCGGGGTCGGCAGCAGGCCGGGGACCGGCAGGCCATGCATGAGCTGTTGGATGAGATGGAGGAGCATCCTCCCGACAGCGCGGAATGGCAGGCCCGCTTCCTCACGCTCGAGGACCTGTGGGTCGCGCATCTCCAAGAAGTGGAGTCCTCATTGCTGCCCCGGCTCACGTCGGTGATGGATCCACGCGAGCAACAGGCGCTCGCCCAGGAGCTGTCCCGGAGCCGACGGGACATGGGCTCCGAGGCCTCCGAGGCCTGTTTCTCGGGCTCCGGACCCCTCCTGGATGACCTGCGCTGGGAGGGTTGA
- a CDS encoding lysophospholipid acyltransferase family protein: MEASLATVRRAVFHLAERGAALSARYHRARLVGAEHIPAQGPVLLVGNHGVWGYETPAFFHLLHRATGRWALGLAERGFFRVPVLRTVLPWLGGVEGTKDNALAALKGGALVVCYPGGAREVFKRPRGRYQLRWERALGFAQVAAHAGVPVVPFAGFGVDDTFLFPPGEARLGVRLTDEEKYRVPLLVGLGPLPFPVRLTFALGSPHMPPPAGASESRLRAFRDRVATSVHRLMVKARHA; this comes from the coding sequence GTGGAAGCCTCGCTCGCCACCGTGCGCAGGGCCGTGTTCCACCTCGCCGAGCGGGGTGCGGCGCTGTCCGCGCGCTACCATCGCGCCCGACTGGTGGGGGCCGAGCACATCCCCGCCCAGGGCCCCGTGTTGCTGGTGGGCAACCATGGCGTCTGGGGTTACGAGACACCGGCCTTCTTCCACCTGCTGCACCGGGCGACGGGACGCTGGGCGCTGGGGCTGGCCGAGCGCGGCTTCTTCCGCGTCCCCGTCCTCCGCACGGTGTTGCCGTGGCTGGGCGGGGTGGAGGGGACGAAGGACAACGCGCTGGCGGCGCTGAAGGGAGGGGCGCTGGTGGTGTGCTACCCCGGCGGCGCGCGCGAGGTCTTCAAGCGTCCCCGAGGCCGCTACCAGCTCCGGTGGGAGCGGGCCCTGGGCTTCGCGCAGGTGGCGGCGCACGCGGGGGTGCCGGTGGTGCCCTTCGCGGGCTTCGGGGTGGATGACACGTTCCTGTTCCCTCCGGGAGAGGCGAGGCTGGGCGTGCGCCTCACCGACGAGGAGAAGTACCGCGTGCCCCTGCTCGTGGGGTTGGGACCGCTGCCCTTCCCGGTGCGGCTCACCTTCGCGTTGGGAAGCCCGCACATGCCGCCGCCGGCCGGAGCGTCCGAGTCCCGCCTGCGTGCGTTTCGCGACCGGGTGGCCACGAGCGTGCACCGGTTGATGGTGAAGGCCCGCCATGCTTGA
- a CDS encoding proline dehydrogenase family protein, giving the protein MSAIAEQWSRGALMFLSRQTGLKDWATRLPPLKKLSRRFVAGETLDEAMDAVKALTAKGLRASFDHLNEAVKDAAETREEVREYRRLLARIDQTGVRANVSLKLTQCGLLLDEALALENARQVVADAASRGCFVRIDMEHGAVTQVTLDIVRKLHAEFGEPHVGAVLQSCLRRTEADARALCAERVRIRLCKGAYLESEAIAYPDKADVDASFVRCMKVLLDSGVYHGIATHDERMIDATLEHAARRGLPRDAFEFQMLHGIRQDLQRQLADQGHPVRVYVPYGRHWYPYLMRRMAERPANLAFVLKSLARG; this is encoded by the coding sequence ATGAGCGCCATCGCCGAACAGTGGTCTCGCGGAGCGCTGATGTTCCTGTCGCGGCAGACGGGCCTGAAGGACTGGGCCACGCGGCTGCCCCCGCTGAAGAAGCTGTCGCGGCGCTTCGTCGCGGGCGAGACGCTCGACGAGGCGATGGACGCGGTGAAGGCGCTCACCGCGAAGGGGCTGCGGGCCTCCTTCGACCACCTCAACGAGGCGGTGAAGGACGCGGCGGAGACGCGCGAGGAGGTGCGCGAGTACCGCCGGCTGCTCGCGCGCATCGACCAGACGGGGGTGCGGGCCAACGTGTCGCTGAAGCTGACGCAGTGCGGGCTGCTGCTGGATGAGGCGCTGGCGCTGGAGAACGCGCGACAGGTGGTGGCGGACGCGGCGTCACGCGGCTGCTTCGTGCGCATCGACATGGAGCACGGCGCGGTGACGCAGGTCACCTTGGACATCGTGCGCAAGCTCCACGCCGAGTTCGGTGAGCCGCACGTGGGCGCGGTGCTGCAGAGCTGCTTGAGGCGTACGGAGGCGGACGCCCGCGCGCTGTGCGCCGAGCGGGTGCGCATCCGTCTGTGCAAGGGCGCCTATCTGGAGAGCGAGGCCATCGCCTATCCAGACAAGGCGGACGTGGACGCGAGCTTCGTGCGGTGCATGAAGGTGCTGCTCGACAGCGGCGTGTATCACGGCATCGCCACGCACGATGAGCGGATGATTGACGCGACGCTGGAGCACGCCGCGCGGCGCGGGTTGCCTCGCGATGCGTTCGAATTCCAGATGCTCCATGGCATCCGCCAGGACCTGCAACGCCAGCTGGCGGACCAGGGACATCCGGTGCGCGTGTATGTCCCATACGGTCGCCACTGGTATCCCTATCTCATGCGCCGCATGGCCGAGCGCCCCGCGAACCTAGCCTTCGTACTGAAGAGCCTCGCGCGAGGTTGA
- the amrB gene encoding AmmeMemoRadiSam system protein B — protein MPRVRTPAVAGSFYPAQPSTLSTQLDTWLEQARVPGDTPPAALIVPHAAYVYSGGVAAAAYATLWARRAARTRVLLLGPSHFVPLRGVAYPEVDLLCTPLGDVRLDEGLRERARRLPQVTASTGAHEAEHGLEVQLPFLQRMLEHFTVLPLVVGRGASDAVAQVLEALWDEDVLPVITSDLSHHLSYEQAARADQVTAARVLSLEEPLDAGSACGSEAINGLLRVAKRRELRPRLVALRSSGDAFGAHEGVVGYGAFVLDAP, from the coding sequence ATGCCTCGAGTGCGCACGCCCGCGGTCGCGGGTTCCTTCTATCCGGCCCAGCCCTCCACGCTGTCCACCCAGTTGGACACGTGGCTGGAGCAGGCGCGTGTGCCGGGGGACACGCCGCCCGCGGCGCTCATCGTCCCCCATGCCGCGTATGTCTATTCCGGCGGGGTGGCGGCGGCGGCCTACGCCACGCTGTGGGCGCGACGCGCGGCGCGCACGCGGGTGCTGCTCTTGGGCCCCAGCCACTTCGTGCCCCTGCGGGGCGTGGCGTATCCGGAGGTGGATTTGCTGTGCACGCCCCTGGGAGACGTGCGGCTCGACGAGGGGCTGCGCGAGCGGGCCCGGCGACTGCCCCAGGTGACGGCGTCGACGGGGGCGCACGAGGCGGAGCATGGGCTGGAGGTGCAGCTGCCCTTCCTGCAGCGAATGCTGGAGCACTTCACGGTGCTGCCCCTGGTGGTGGGCCGGGGCGCGTCGGACGCGGTGGCCCAGGTGCTGGAGGCGCTGTGGGACGAGGACGTGCTGCCCGTCATCACCTCGGACCTGTCCCACCACCTGTCCTACGAGCAGGCCGCGCGCGCGGACCAGGTGACGGCGGCGCGGGTGCTGTCCTTGGAGGAGCCGCTGGACGCGGGGAGCGCGTGTGGCTCGGAGGCCATCAACGGGCTGTTGCGGGTGGCGAAGCGACGGGAGCTGCGGCCCCGGCTGGTGGCGCTGCGCAGCTCCGGGGATGCGTTTGGCGCGCACGAAGGCGTGGTGGGCTACGGCGCCTTCGTCTTGGACGCGCCGTGA
- a CDS encoding TIGR02265 family protein, which yields MERGIWNTPEDVQRELDARLALVQPTEHIRGMHFAAVLDTVRFLGGEQAVKRIVDAGDMPADLDPTELYPVPPFMRLFFAAAHLLAPQLGGFEEAMRQIGVQGTLAFVHSMFGSEVRQQVGGDPKQLVNMLPEAYRMAIDFGELVVEWTSARAGRIHMRRIFTPVAYNEGMLEGALQAVGAQDIQVRGRQTSLLDSEYSLSWDD from the coding sequence ATGGAACGCGGCATCTGGAACACGCCCGAGGACGTCCAGCGCGAGCTGGATGCGCGGCTCGCGCTCGTGCAGCCCACCGAGCACATCCGTGGGATGCACTTCGCCGCCGTGCTCGACACCGTGCGCTTCCTGGGCGGTGAGCAGGCGGTGAAGCGCATCGTCGACGCGGGTGACATGCCCGCGGACCTGGACCCCACCGAGCTGTACCCGGTGCCGCCCTTCATGCGGCTGTTCTTCGCCGCGGCCCACCTGCTCGCGCCCCAGCTGGGCGGCTTCGAGGAGGCCATGCGCCAGATTGGCGTCCAGGGCACGCTCGCCTTCGTGCACTCCATGTTCGGCTCGGAGGTCCGCCAGCAGGTGGGCGGCGACCCGAAGCAGCTCGTCAACATGCTGCCGGAGGCCTACCGCATGGCCATCGACTTCGGTGAGCTGGTGGTGGAGTGGACGAGCGCCCGCGCGGGCCGCATCCACATGCGCCGCATCTTCACTCCCGTCGCCTACAACGAGGGCATGCTCGAGGGCGCGCTCCAGGCCGTCGGCGCCCAGGACATCCAGGTGCGGGGCCGCCAGACGTCGCTGCTCGACAGCGAGTACTCCCTCTCCTGGGACGACTGA
- a CDS encoding alpha/beta fold hydrolase: MLEPSSSLERRRAAPLVPDVEDIPSGYERLVCEERPVKGTPVRLFTFPDGDTDASRTVVCLPGLGASGRSFAPMEPLSRLFRLLLWTPPLHTPATHTPLAWNLAVLDHVEARLPERFALVGSSYGSLLSIAFALAHPERVRALVLISPVASVRRVRRLAVSLSTLVRAPRPLAYLVAPMVARVLGGARLPPEGRAEIVREARRLTPLELLRRLRDVLAADFHPRLHELRVPTLVIQGGRDLLVPPEAAVDVAQHIPGARLELLRDASHLPYMSHPEAFNALVGAFLEEYGVAPRELRG, translated from the coding sequence ATGCTTGAGCCCTCCTCCTCGCTGGAGCGTCGTCGCGCAGCCCCCCTCGTCCCCGATGTGGAGGACATCCCCTCCGGCTACGAGCGCCTGGTGTGCGAGGAGCGCCCGGTGAAGGGCACGCCGGTGCGGTTGTTCACCTTTCCCGACGGCGACACGGACGCGTCGCGCACCGTGGTGTGTCTGCCGGGCCTGGGCGCCAGTGGCCGCTCCTTCGCGCCGATGGAGCCGCTGTCGCGCCTGTTCCGTCTGCTGTTGTGGACGCCGCCCCTGCACACACCGGCCACGCACACGCCGCTCGCGTGGAACCTGGCCGTGCTGGACCACGTCGAGGCGCGGCTGCCAGAGCGCTTCGCGTTGGTGGGTTCGTCCTATGGGAGCCTGCTCTCCATCGCCTTCGCGCTGGCGCATCCGGAGCGGGTGCGGGCGCTCGTGCTCATCTCCCCCGTGGCCAGCGTGCGACGGGTGAGGCGGCTGGCGGTGTCACTGTCGACGCTGGTCCGCGCGCCGCGTCCCCTCGCCTACCTGGTGGCGCCCATGGTGGCGCGGGTGCTGGGTGGCGCGCGACTGCCGCCGGAGGGGCGCGCGGAAATCGTGCGCGAGGCGCGGAGGCTGACGCCCCTGGAGCTCTTGCGTCGACTGCGGGACGTGCTGGCCGCGGACTTCCATCCCCGGCTGCACGAGCTGCGCGTGCCCACGCTCGTCATCCAGGGCGGCAGGGACTTGCTGGTGCCGCCCGAGGCCGCGGTGGACGTGGCCCAGCACATCCCCGGAGCGCGGCTGGAGCTGCTGCGCGACGCGAGCCATCTGCCGTACATGAGCCACCCGGAGGCGTTCAACGCCCTCGTGGGGGCCTTCCTCGAGGAGTATGGGGTCGCCCCCCGGGAGCTGCGTGGATGA
- a CDS encoding cell wall protein — protein sequence MSVDKAFRDMIRNEIEVQLKPLRDVVSRLESGTADLDALRNVAERLAPLAEVVGPLFGAQLPAAKAGRKPVGRPATAARSAVSVAAPSSAGGKRRGRKPAVATADGSRACAIVGCGKPSRTKGYCAAHYQKLRMLEKTNRRPSAWVDYAPADSVEDIKLPRGRAASKALAAAAQAANG from the coding sequence ATGTCCGTGGATAAAGCGTTTCGGGACATGATCCGTAACGAAATCGAGGTCCAGCTCAAGCCGCTGCGCGACGTGGTCTCCCGCCTGGAGTCCGGTACGGCGGATCTGGATGCGCTGCGCAACGTGGCGGAGCGACTGGCCCCCCTGGCCGAGGTGGTGGGCCCCCTGTTCGGCGCCCAGCTGCCCGCGGCGAAGGCCGGCCGCAAGCCCGTGGGTCGCCCGGCGACGGCGGCGCGCAGCGCGGTGAGCGTGGCGGCCCCCAGCAGCGCGGGTGGCAAGCGCCGGGGCCGCAAGCCCGCGGTCGCGACGGCGGATGGCTCGCGCGCGTGCGCCATCGTCGGCTGCGGCAAGCCCAGCCGGACCAAGGGCTACTGCGCGGCGCACTACCAGAAGCTGCGCATGCTGGAGAAGACCAACCGTCGCCCCTCCGCGTGGGTGGATTACGCCCCCGCTGACAGCGTCGAGGACATCAAGCTTCCGCGTGGCCGCGCCGCGTCGAAGGCCCTGGCAGCAGCAGCGCAAGCCGCGAACGGTTAA